A window from Sordaria macrospora chromosome 2, complete sequence encodes these proteins:
- a CDS encoding mitochondrial 54S ribosomal protein bL31m: MSSTRLPTTLLRRPSALPSTTTYTAYSASRPTPCVQQQTRNATFVPRHRRPYQFTQLVQLSDGSTFTVRTTMPTALYKSAKDSRNHLLWQPSDKSLKNVEMDEAGKLAAFRERYGRGWDLDAKMTPEEEAAAALAAAAAAGDAGAVKAAKKAAADAVAEAKKKAQEEEAAAKANAQEEEADPFDSLTDLISGYATENMNPGLNVKDTRPRRK; the protein is encoded by the coding sequence atgtcatcaacaagactccccaccaccctcctccgccgcccttcggccctcccctccaccaccacatacACCGCCTACTCTGCCTCTCGCCCAACACCATGcgtccaacaacaaacccgtAACGCGACCTTCGtcccccgccaccgccgcccctACCAATTCACCCAGCTGGTGCAGCTCTCCGACGGCAGCACCTTCACTGTTCGCACGACGATGCCCACGGCGCTTTACAAGTCCGCCAAGGACAGCCGCAACCATCTGCTCTGGCAACCCAGCGACAAGTCGCTCAAGAACgtggagatggacgaggCCGGCAAGCTGGCCGCCTTCCGCGAGAGATACGGTCGCGGGTGGGACCTGGACGCCAAGATGacgcccgaggaggaggcggccgCCGcgctggctgctgctgccgcggcTGGCGATGCCGGCGCCGTcaaggcggccaagaaggcggctgctgatgcggtggcggaggccaagaagaaggctcaggaggaggaggccgccgCTAAGGCTAATgctcaggaggaggaggctgatcCTTTCGACTCGTTGACGGATCTGATTAGTGGGTATGCGACGGAGAACATGAACCCGGGGTTGAATGTCAAGGATACCCGTCCTAGAAGGAAGTAA